One window from the genome of Cardiocondyla obscurior isolate alpha-2009 linkage group LG04, Cobs3.1, whole genome shotgun sequence encodes:
- the Nd-75 gene encoding NADH-ubiquinone oxidoreductase 75 kDa subunit, mitochondrial isoform X1: MSCLVRGEMLRLPIVRATGLTGGRHCALSFHTTSSKSQQQELIELFIDDKPVQVPPGTTVLQAAAKVGVEIPRFCYHERLAVAGNCRMCLVEIEKQVKPIAACAMPVMKGWRVKTNSDLTRKAREGVMEFLLVNHPLDCPICDQGGECDLQDQSMAFGTDRSRFVDINFSGKRAVEDKDMGPLIKTVMTRCIHCTRCIRFASEVAGIDDLGTTGRGNDMQVGTYVEKMFLSELSGNIIDLCPVGALTSKPYAFVARPWETRRTDSIDVHDAVGSNIVISHRTGEVLRILPRVNEEVNEEWLSDKARFSYDGLKRQRLITPMMKINGKLQSVDWEDALVAAAKPLTNVSADKCAAIAGKLVDAEALIAMKDLVNKLGSEGLATEQCFPKDGSGIDLRSSYLLNNTIAAVEDADVVILIGTNPRYEAPLINTRLRKGYLHGEQTIALIGPDVDLTYEHEHLGESFDTITKLQNGSHPFSATLKEAKKPLVILGADQLTRKDGAKILYETQALAKALGDNSKTSQDWKILNILHTNASQVAALDIGYGSTVEEIKEQQPKVLFLLGADDANIKKEDFPNTFIIYIGSHGDAGAAIADVVLAGAAYTEKVASYVNTEGRSQQTCAALTPPGLARPDWKIIRALSEMAGVTLPYDNLNDVRNRLEEVAPHLVRYGDVEPANFFTQAFEIAKQQSKGSFLSDPVDIKHKTLDQFFMTDVVSRASLTMAKCVQAVLKQRQSTV; this comes from the exons ATGAGTTG CTTAGTTCGTGGCGAGATGTTGAGACTGCCGATCGTGCGGGCCACGGGCCTGACAGGTGGAAGGCATTGTGCTCTCAGCTTTCACACGACGTCCAGCAAGTCGCAGCAACAGGAATTGATCGAGCTCTTCATCGATGACAAGCCTGTGCAAGTACCGCCGGGAACGACAGTTCTGCAG gcTGCTGCTAAAGTAGGAGTGGAAATACCAAGATTCTGTTATCATGAACGTCTTGCAGTAGCTGGAAATTGCAGGATGTGTCTTGTTGAAATAGAAAAGCAAGTCAAG ccGATTGCTGCATGTGCTATGCCAGTGATGAAGGGCTGGAGAGTGAAAACCAATTCTGACTTAACGCGAAAAGCCCGCGAGGGTGTAATGGAGTTTTTACTAGTTAACCATCCATTGGATTGCCCGATCTGCGATCAGGGTGGGGAGTGTGATTTACAAGATCAAAGTATGGCTTTTGGAACCGATAGGAGTAGATTCGTTGATATCAACTTCTCTGGAAAGAGAGCAGTGGAAGATAAGGACATGGGACCGCTAATCAAGACAGTTATGACGCGCTGTATACACTGCACAAGGTGCATTCGGTTTGCTTCAGAAGTAGCTGGTATTGACGATTTAGGAACTACTGGTCGTGGTAACGATATGCAG gtGGGGACATATGTTGAGAAAATGTTCTTGTCGGAGTTATCTGGCAATATCATTGACCTCTGTCCAGTGGGTGCGCTAACTAGTAAGCCGTATGCATTTGTTGCTCGCCCTTGGGAGACCCGTCGTACCGACAGTATTGATGTGCATGATGCTGTCGGCAGCAACATAGTTATCTCTCACAGAACCGGAGAGGTTCTGAGAATATTACCGAGAGTGAACGag gaAGTGAACGAGGAATGGCTTTCGGACAAAGCTCGTTTCTCATACGACGGACTTAAAAGACAAAGACTCATTACGCCGATGATGAAGATTAATGGAAAATTGCAATCTGTGGATTGGGAAGACGCTCTTGTTGCCg CTGCTAAACCTCTAACTAACGTATCGGCGGACAAGTGCGCTGCAATTGCTGGTAAATTGGTGGATGCTGAAGCCCTAATCGCTATGAAAGATCTAGTGAACAAATTGGGCAGCGAGGGGTTGGCCACGGAACAATGTTTCCCGAAAGACGGATCGGGCATTGATCTCAGAAGTAGTTACCTTCTGAATAACACAATCGCTGCGGTGGAAGATGCGGACGTCGTAATATTAATTGGTACAAATCCAAGATATGAAGCACCGCTAATAAATACACGTCTCAGAAAGGGCTATCTGCACGGTGAACAAACAATTGCCCTTATTGGTCCAGATGTAGATCTGACATACGAACACGAG cacTTGGGAGAATCTTTCGATACAATAACGAAATTACAAAACGGTTCGCATCCGTTCAGTGCTACTTTGAAAGAAGCTAAAAAACCACTTGTTATTTTGGGTGCTGATCAGCTAACTCGAAAGGACGGAGCTAAAATTCTCTACGAAACTCAAGCATTGGCTAAAGCTTTAGGAGACAACTCAAAG ACTTCACAGGATTGGAAGATCTTGAATATATTGCATACAAATGCATCTCAAGTCGCTGCTTTAGATATCGGTTACGGCTCAACTGTGGAAGAGATTAAAGAGCAACAACCGAAAGTTCTGTTCCTTTTGGGTGCTGAtgatgcaaatattaaaaaagaagattttccaaatacatttattatttatatag GAAGTCACGGTGATGCTGGAGCAGCCATTGCAGATGTTGTGTTGGCTGGAGCAGCATACACTGAAAAAGTCGCAAGTTATGTTAACACTGAAGGTCGCTCCCAACAAACGTGTGCGGCACTTACACCACCTGGCTTAGCACGTCCAGATTGGAAAATTATTCGTGCTCTTTCTGag ATGGCTGGAGTTACCTTACCTTATGATAATTTAAACGACGTAAGAAATAGACTCGAAGAAGTTGCACCTCATCTGGTCAGATACGGCGATGTTGAACCAGCTAATTTCTTTACGCAAGCTTTCGAAATAGCCAAG CAACAGTCCAAAGGATCGTTTCTATCAGATCCTGTAGACATCAAACATAAGACGTTAGATCAATTCTTCATGACTGACGTGGTATCGCGAGCATCTTTAACCATGGCAAAGTGCGTTCAAGCGGTTTTAAAACAACGTCAAAGTacagtataa
- the Nd-75 gene encoding NADH-ubiquinone oxidoreductase 75 kDa subunit, mitochondrial isoform X2 — MLRLPIVRATGLTGGRHCALSFHTTSSKSQQQELIELFIDDKPVQVPPGTTVLQAAAKVGVEIPRFCYHERLAVAGNCRMCLVEIEKQVKPIAACAMPVMKGWRVKTNSDLTRKAREGVMEFLLVNHPLDCPICDQGGECDLQDQSMAFGTDRSRFVDINFSGKRAVEDKDMGPLIKTVMTRCIHCTRCIRFASEVAGIDDLGTTGRGNDMQVGTYVEKMFLSELSGNIIDLCPVGALTSKPYAFVARPWETRRTDSIDVHDAVGSNIVISHRTGEVLRILPRVNEEVNEEWLSDKARFSYDGLKRQRLITPMMKINGKLQSVDWEDALVAAAKPLTNVSADKCAAIAGKLVDAEALIAMKDLVNKLGSEGLATEQCFPKDGSGIDLRSSYLLNNTIAAVEDADVVILIGTNPRYEAPLINTRLRKGYLHGEQTIALIGPDVDLTYEHEHLGESFDTITKLQNGSHPFSATLKEAKKPLVILGADQLTRKDGAKILYETQALAKALGDNSKTSQDWKILNILHTNASQVAALDIGYGSTVEEIKEQQPKVLFLLGADDANIKKEDFPNTFIIYIGSHGDAGAAIADVVLAGAAYTEKVASYVNTEGRSQQTCAALTPPGLARPDWKIIRALSEMAGVTLPYDNLNDVRNRLEEVAPHLVRYGDVEPANFFTQAFEIAKQQSKGSFLSDPVDIKHKTLDQFFMTDVVSRASLTMAKCVQAVLKQRQSTV; from the exons ATGTTGAGACTGCCGATCGTGCGGGCCACGGGCCTGACAGGTGGAAGGCATTGTGCTCTCAGCTTTCACACGACGTCCAGCAAGTCGCAGCAACAGGAATTGATCGAGCTCTTCATCGATGACAAGCCTGTGCAAGTACCGCCGGGAACGACAGTTCTGCAG gcTGCTGCTAAAGTAGGAGTGGAAATACCAAGATTCTGTTATCATGAACGTCTTGCAGTAGCTGGAAATTGCAGGATGTGTCTTGTTGAAATAGAAAAGCAAGTCAAG ccGATTGCTGCATGTGCTATGCCAGTGATGAAGGGCTGGAGAGTGAAAACCAATTCTGACTTAACGCGAAAAGCCCGCGAGGGTGTAATGGAGTTTTTACTAGTTAACCATCCATTGGATTGCCCGATCTGCGATCAGGGTGGGGAGTGTGATTTACAAGATCAAAGTATGGCTTTTGGAACCGATAGGAGTAGATTCGTTGATATCAACTTCTCTGGAAAGAGAGCAGTGGAAGATAAGGACATGGGACCGCTAATCAAGACAGTTATGACGCGCTGTATACACTGCACAAGGTGCATTCGGTTTGCTTCAGAAGTAGCTGGTATTGACGATTTAGGAACTACTGGTCGTGGTAACGATATGCAG gtGGGGACATATGTTGAGAAAATGTTCTTGTCGGAGTTATCTGGCAATATCATTGACCTCTGTCCAGTGGGTGCGCTAACTAGTAAGCCGTATGCATTTGTTGCTCGCCCTTGGGAGACCCGTCGTACCGACAGTATTGATGTGCATGATGCTGTCGGCAGCAACATAGTTATCTCTCACAGAACCGGAGAGGTTCTGAGAATATTACCGAGAGTGAACGag gaAGTGAACGAGGAATGGCTTTCGGACAAAGCTCGTTTCTCATACGACGGACTTAAAAGACAAAGACTCATTACGCCGATGATGAAGATTAATGGAAAATTGCAATCTGTGGATTGGGAAGACGCTCTTGTTGCCg CTGCTAAACCTCTAACTAACGTATCGGCGGACAAGTGCGCTGCAATTGCTGGTAAATTGGTGGATGCTGAAGCCCTAATCGCTATGAAAGATCTAGTGAACAAATTGGGCAGCGAGGGGTTGGCCACGGAACAATGTTTCCCGAAAGACGGATCGGGCATTGATCTCAGAAGTAGTTACCTTCTGAATAACACAATCGCTGCGGTGGAAGATGCGGACGTCGTAATATTAATTGGTACAAATCCAAGATATGAAGCACCGCTAATAAATACACGTCTCAGAAAGGGCTATCTGCACGGTGAACAAACAATTGCCCTTATTGGTCCAGATGTAGATCTGACATACGAACACGAG cacTTGGGAGAATCTTTCGATACAATAACGAAATTACAAAACGGTTCGCATCCGTTCAGTGCTACTTTGAAAGAAGCTAAAAAACCACTTGTTATTTTGGGTGCTGATCAGCTAACTCGAAAGGACGGAGCTAAAATTCTCTACGAAACTCAAGCATTGGCTAAAGCTTTAGGAGACAACTCAAAG ACTTCACAGGATTGGAAGATCTTGAATATATTGCATACAAATGCATCTCAAGTCGCTGCTTTAGATATCGGTTACGGCTCAACTGTGGAAGAGATTAAAGAGCAACAACCGAAAGTTCTGTTCCTTTTGGGTGCTGAtgatgcaaatattaaaaaagaagattttccaaatacatttattatttatatag GAAGTCACGGTGATGCTGGAGCAGCCATTGCAGATGTTGTGTTGGCTGGAGCAGCATACACTGAAAAAGTCGCAAGTTATGTTAACACTGAAGGTCGCTCCCAACAAACGTGTGCGGCACTTACACCACCTGGCTTAGCACGTCCAGATTGGAAAATTATTCGTGCTCTTTCTGag ATGGCTGGAGTTACCTTACCTTATGATAATTTAAACGACGTAAGAAATAGACTCGAAGAAGTTGCACCTCATCTGGTCAGATACGGCGATGTTGAACCAGCTAATTTCTTTACGCAAGCTTTCGAAATAGCCAAG CAACAGTCCAAAGGATCGTTTCTATCAGATCCTGTAGACATCAAACATAAGACGTTAGATCAATTCTTCATGACTGACGTGGTATCGCGAGCATCTTTAACCATGGCAAAGTGCGTTCAAGCGGTTTTAAAACAACGTCAAAGTacagtataa